From a single Deltaproteobacteria bacterium genomic region:
- a CDS encoding zinc ribbon domain-containing protein — METIPALVIAALAALFISLPFFLGSGRENPGSEQGSLDPDPVLEKIKTLEGRKESLLSAIKDIEFDYGLGKLSWEDFEELRDKYKVEAASALREMDILISKSGNIMTDEDLEKEISAERKLLLSDYEDEEIEKEILRAREAAWQMDKDRLVCRKCGNEGVQGDLFCSKCGAKIKGDAENKQATTF, encoded by the coding sequence TTGGAAACGATACCAGCTCTGGTTATAGCGGCTTTAGCCGCTCTCTTTATTTCATTACCGTTTTTTCTCGGGTCCGGAAGGGAGAACCCCGGCTCTGAGCAAGGGAGTCTCGATCCAGATCCGGTGCTGGAGAAAATAAAAACCCTTGAGGGCCGTAAGGAATCCCTTCTATCAGCCATAAAAGATATAGAGTTCGACTACGGGCTCGGAAAGCTGTCCTGGGAGGATTTCGAGGAGCTTCGCGATAAATACAAGGTGGAAGCCGCTTCCGCTCTCAGGGAAATGGATATACTGATTAGCAAGTCCGGCAATATCATGACCGACGAGGATCTGGAAAAGGAGATAAGCGCCGAGAGAAAACTGCTCCTTTCCGATTATGAAGATGAGGAGATTGAGAAAGAAATCCTCAGGGCGCGCGAGGCGGCATGGCAAATGGATAAAGACAGGCTCGTATGCCGGAAATGCGGAAACGAAGGCGTGCAAGGGGACCTGTTCTGCTCGAAGTGCGGAGCCAAGATAAAGGGGGATGCTGAAAATAAACAAGCCACTACTTTCTAG
- a CDS encoding heme lyase CcmF/NrfE family subunit: MVETGKISILLAFAISIYVVLASVYGAKTNRRDFVKSARNGTVAVFILLFIAIISLLHSLINLDFSLKYVALNTSTDLPVIYRITSLWAGQAGSLLLWVFILSIYSAIVVLQTKNKNRALMPYVIATLGAVSVFFLFITAFVENPFEKLAFVPQEGRGLNPILQNVYMAIHPVTLYLGYVGVTVPFAFGMGALLSGRLGDEWIRYSRKWTLFAWTFLSVGLLLGARWAYLELGWGGYWAWDPVENAAFMPWLAGTAFVHSVMIQEKKGMLKKWNMSLIIITFFLAIFGTFITRSGIISSVHSFAQSDIGPLFLGFIAFILLFSFAMFLYRLGDLESENRFDSILSRESAFIFNNLLFLGAAFAVFLGTLFPIISEAVTGEKILVGSPYFNRVNVPIGLLLIFLMGVGPLISWRKASRENLAKNFLVPVIAAAVTAAVLIALGIREIYALLSYAFCAFVSMTVFTEFFRGVRVRSRRGENPLLAFTRLVSRNRRRYGGYIVHIGVVLIVIGITSSSVFVTEIQATLEKGESVSLRDYTFTYEGIEQYTTDAKNATVASLAAFEGGKDIGVIEPEKNVYKYEGNREINQETEVALRSTFTNDLYVILMNFSNDGSATFRIIINPMVSWIWAGGLVLLLGAIVTMWPEGRKEREGAFVRYTLGEKDSTVKA; the protein is encoded by the coding sequence ATGGTAGAGACGGGCAAGATTTCGATTTTACTTGCTTTTGCTATTTCCATCTACGTCGTGCTGGCTTCGGTATACGGAGCGAAAACCAATAGAAGGGATTTCGTAAAAAGCGCGCGGAACGGGACCGTCGCCGTGTTTATACTACTTTTTATCGCGATAATATCCCTTCTGCATTCACTCATTAATCTCGACTTTAGTCTGAAGTATGTTGCGCTTAATACAAGCACCGATCTCCCGGTTATATACAGAATTACCTCGCTCTGGGCGGGTCAGGCCGGCTCTCTGTTGCTCTGGGTTTTCATCCTTTCCATCTATTCGGCCATCGTAGTTCTGCAGACGAAAAACAAGAACAGGGCGCTCATGCCCTATGTAATAGCGACGCTCGGCGCCGTATCCGTATTTTTCTTGTTCATCACGGCCTTCGTTGAGAATCCGTTTGAGAAGCTTGCCTTTGTGCCTCAAGAGGGAAGGGGATTAAATCCAATTCTGCAGAACGTCTATATGGCCATTCATCCGGTCACTCTCTATCTGGGCTACGTGGGCGTGACGGTGCCCTTCGCGTTCGGTATGGGCGCTCTTCTGAGCGGGAGACTGGGGGACGAGTGGATAAGATACTCGCGCAAATGGACCCTCTTCGCATGGACGTTCCTCAGCGTGGGCCTTCTTCTGGGCGCGCGCTGGGCGTATCTGGAGCTCGGATGGGGCGGGTACTGGGCATGGGACCCGGTGGAAAACGCGGCATTCATGCCCTGGCTTGCAGGAACGGCGTTTGTACATTCCGTCATGATCCAGGAAAAAAAGGGCATGCTGAAAAAATGGAACATGTCCCTTATTATTATTACGTTCTTCCTCGCGATATTCGGGACATTCATTACCAGAAGCGGCATAATATCTTCTGTTCATTCCTTCGCTCAGTCCGACATAGGCCCGCTGTTTCTGGGCTTTATCGCGTTCATACTTCTCTTCTCGTTCGCCATGTTCCTCTACAGGCTCGGCGATCTGGAATCGGAGAACAGGTTTGATTCCATACTCTCAAGGGAAAGCGCTTTCATATTCAATAACCTTTTATTCCTGGGCGCCGCGTTCGCAGTCTTTCTGGGAACGCTATTCCCTATCATCTCAGAGGCGGTCACCGGGGAGAAGATTCTCGTGGGCTCCCCTTATTTCAACAGGGTAAACGTGCCGATAGGGCTTTTATTAATATTTCTCATGGGAGTGGGCCCGCTTATATCATGGAGAAAGGCGTCAAGGGAAAACCTTGCCAAAAATTTCCTGGTTCCCGTTATAGCCGCTGCGGTGACTGCTGCGGTTCTGATAGCACTGGGCATACGCGAAATTTACGCCCTGTTGTCATACGCCTTCTGCGCGTTCGTTTCCATGACAGTGTTTACCGAATTTTTCCGGGGTGTCAGAGTCAGGAGCAGGAGGGGCGAGAATCCCCTTCTCGCTTTCACGCGTCTCGTATCGAGAAACAGGAGAAGGTACGGGGGCTATATAGTGCATATAGGAGTCGTTCTGATAGTTATAGGAATTACATCCTCCTCGGTTTTCGTTACGGAGATTCAGGCTACGCTTGAGAAAGGCGAGTCGGTCAGTTTGAGAGACTACACCTTTACGTATGAGGGCATCGAGCAATACACCACCGACGCCAAGAACGCGACTGTAGCGAGTCTCGCCGCATTTGAGGGCGGAAAGGATATAGGTGTGATCGAGCCTGAAAAAAACGTTTACAAGTATGAGGGCAACCGCGAAATCAACCAGGAAACGGAGGTTGCGCTCAGGTCTACATTCACGAATGATCTCTACGTCATTCTGATGAATTTTTCAAACGACGGCTCCGCTACTTTCAGGATCATAATAAACCCTATGGTAAGCTGGATATGGGCCGGAGGCCTGGTGCTCCTTCTTGGGGCGATTGTTACCATGTGGCCCGAGGGACGGAAGGAGCGCGAGGGGGCGTTCGTCAGGTACACTCTGGGTGAGAAGGACAGTACTGTAAAGGCATGA
- a CDS encoding cytochrome c maturation protein CcmE, protein MLKGKLKFIIAILVIALGISYLVYGGVKDTMVYYLTVEELQQRVPSVYNERVRVSGTVVPGTINQDTDGALEFQITEDGNNIDVVYGGVVPDIFKDDVEAVVEGVYTERNVFEADTLLAKCPTKYESTDSLYQQQNYSGDESY, encoded by the coding sequence ATGCTAAAAGGCAAACTCAAATTTATAATCGCTATCTTGGTAATTGCTCTCGGCATAAGTTATCTGGTCTACGGCGGGGTTAAGGATACAATGGTTTACTATCTCACGGTGGAGGAGCTTCAACAGAGAGTCCCCTCGGTCTATAACGAGAGGGTCAGGGTTTCGGGAACAGTGGTGCCCGGAACGATTAACCAGGATACTGACGGCGCGCTCGAGTTTCAAATTACAGAAGACGGGAACAATATAGATGTCGTCTACGGCGGCGTTGTTCCCGATATTTTCAAGGACGATGTCGAAGCGGTTGTTGAAGGCGTATATACAGAGCGAAACGTATTCGAGGCCGATACGCTCCTTGCCAAATGTCCTACGAAATATGAATCTACGGATTCCTTGTATCAGCAGCAAAACTATTCAGGGGACGAATCTTACTGA
- a CDS encoding CcmD family protein has translation MKKKNFLMLFLALAVLPLVSGCYGSRDGGTVNLRFPVSDIDELSTRTGVEIDREISSDGNGSLMLRTESLETVELFEIEDPGLDNTRAVYRAMIRTEGLSGEGEMKGIAYLEMKVLFPDGEELVSRGPRIPPTGTTDWTPVETVLYVDKGGKPEKVLLGLVVDGKGKVWIDDVALDSRPLRIDYLFWGHAVVWIILILYIYNLIGKQRRIKKELASLETAAR, from the coding sequence ATGAAGAAGAAAAACTTTCTTATGCTATTTCTTGCTCTTGCTGTATTGCCCCTGGTGTCAGGATGCTACGGTTCCCGGGACGGCGGGACCGTAAATCTTCGTTTCCCCGTCTCTGACATTGACGAGCTGAGCACCCGAACGGGGGTCGAGATCGACAGGGAAATTTCTTCAGACGGAAACGGCTCTTTGATGCTCCGGACCGAGTCGCTCGAAACTGTGGAGCTGTTTGAGATCGAGGACCCCGGTCTCGACAATACGAGAGCGGTTTACAGGGCGATGATCAGAACGGAGGGGCTTAGCGGGGAGGGGGAAATGAAGGGGATTGCGTATCTGGAGATGAAGGTCCTGTTCCCGGACGGGGAGGAGCTTGTTTCACGGGGCCCGAGAATACCGCCTACGGGGACTACTGACTGGACCCCTGTGGAGACGGTGTTATATGTAGATAAGGGGGGCAAGCCGGAAAAGGTATTACTCGGCCTGGTCGTTGACGGGAAGGGTAAGGTGTGGATTGACGACGTAGCGCTCGACTCCCGTCCCCTGAGGATCGACTATCTTTTTTGGGGGCACGCTGTTGTATGGATAATACTCATACTATATATTTATAACTTGATAGGAAAACAGAGAAGGATAAAAAAGGAGCTGGCGTCCCTGGAGACGGCAGCTCGGTAG
- a CDS encoding DUF4203 domain-containing protein, translating to MDINTDMFDFYMAAASAVGLIECFFGYRIFRFLLGVIGFITGAVIAGSLGFELSGGSELISVIVGLAGGFIGALLIYWLYFIGVFALGAALGFAITAYVYGLLNESPVYWVVAASSAAGGILAVFFRKPMIILATSFGGAFAAVTGIAYLLTRNFDPLDPGFLNTLGEDQLYRMAIIWFGLGVFGFVVQYALLLRREEAEGVAEGEEEAEKTAE from the coding sequence ATGGATATAAATACCGATATGTTCGACTTCTACATGGCTGCGGCATCTGCTGTAGGTTTAATCGAGTGCTTCTTCGGTTACAGGATATTCAGGTTTCTACTGGGAGTGATAGGTTTTATAACGGGAGCGGTTATTGCAGGAAGCCTCGGGTTCGAGCTATCCGGAGGGAGTGAGTTAATTTCAGTTATCGTAGGTCTGGCGGGCGGCTTTATAGGGGCTTTACTCATTTACTGGCTCTATTTTATAGGGGTTTTTGCTCTTGGAGCCGCTCTCGGTTTCGCGATTACGGCGTACGTTTACGGTCTCCTTAATGAAAGTCCCGTCTATTGGGTCGTGGCGGCTTCGTCGGCGGCAGGGGGGATTCTGGCAGTCTTCTTCCGGAAGCCGATGATTATTCTTGCCACGTCCTTCGGCGGAGCATTCGCTGCTGTGACCGGTATTGCGTATTTGCTGACCAGGAACTTCGACCCGCTTGATCCCGGATTCCTCAATACCCTGGGAGAGGATCAGCTCTACAGGATGGCGATAATCTGGTTCGGTCTCGGCGTGTTCGGCTTTGTCGTCCAGTACGCGCTGCTTCTCCGACGCGAGGAGGCAGAGGGAGTTGCCGAGGGAGAGGAGGAGGCGGAAAAAACGGCTGAATGA
- the ccsA gene encoding cytochrome c biogenesis protein CcsA, translating to MRLLLVILTFIAMVASLYAAFIYAPTEPKMGHIQRIFYFHMGTVWVATVAFIMVFVSSIMFLWKQSRKWDILAYCSAELGVLFLTITIITGSIWAKPVWGTWWTWDPQLTTTFILWILYLVYLVLRSSAGNDTKKAKFAAVFGIIAFIDLPLVYISVRVMRGISPVVFGPGGGGIESQMMHALLINLVACSLLFIVLLLERMDLERMNDTLSKLKLGTEV from the coding sequence ATGAGACTACTACTCGTAATACTCACGTTTATAGCAATGGTTGCTTCACTCTACGCGGCGTTCATTTACGCTCCCACAGAGCCTAAAATGGGCCACATACAGAGGATATTCTATTTTCATATGGGTACTGTATGGGTGGCTACCGTCGCCTTTATAATGGTATTTGTCTCAAGCATCATGTTCCTCTGGAAGCAGTCTCGCAAGTGGGACATACTTGCTTACTGCTCCGCCGAGCTCGGCGTTCTGTTCCTGACCATCACAATTATCACCGGAAGCATATGGGCAAAACCCGTATGGGGAACCTGGTGGACATGGGACCCGCAGCTCACGACCACCTTCATACTCTGGATACTTTATCTCGTTTACCTCGTGCTCAGGTCTTCTGCCGGAAACGATACGAAGAAGGCCAAGTTCGCCGCCGTATTCGGAATAATCGCGTTTATCGACCTGCCTCTGGTCTATATATCCGTAAGGGTAATGAGGGGTATTTCTCCCGTGGTATTCGGTCCCGGAGGGGGAGGGATAGAGTCTCAGATGATGCACGCTCTGCTCATAAACCTCGTAGCTTGCTCTCTTCTTTTTATAGTGCTTCTGCTCGAGCGCATGGACCTTGAGCGTATGAATGACACGCTTTCAAAGCTAAAACTCGGGACAGAGGTCTAA
- a CDS encoding heme exporter protein CcmB, whose translation MLAIVRKDIVTELRTKEIFTSMLTFALLVIVIFNFAFGFSAEIVRLAAPAMLWITFTFAGVLGLSRSFALEKEGNAVLGLLLTPTDRSLIYFGKMISNTVFVFLVGLVIVPMFVLFFNYSFLDTLIPLVPVLFLGSLGFVSVGTLFSAMAVNTRLREVLLPILLFPIIIPLIVSAVKLSGQVLDGKSIAQGSSALQLLIAFDIIFIAACAVVFEFVIEES comes from the coding sequence GTGCTGGCGATTGTAAGAAAGGACATAGTTACGGAGCTTAGAACAAAGGAGATATTTACCTCCATGCTCACTTTCGCATTGCTCGTGATTGTAATATTCAATTTCGCTTTCGGTTTTTCTGCCGAGATTGTCAGGCTCGCGGCGCCCGCGATGCTCTGGATTACTTTTACATTCGCCGGGGTTCTCGGTCTCTCCCGCTCTTTCGCGCTGGAAAAAGAGGGGAACGCCGTTCTGGGTCTTCTGCTCACACCCACCGACAGAAGCCTTATCTATTTCGGCAAGATGATTAGCAACACCGTTTTCGTCTTTTTGGTCGGGCTGGTCATAGTTCCGATGTTCGTACTGTTTTTCAATTACAGCTTCCTGGATACGCTTATCCCGCTGGTGCCCGTTCTATTTCTGGGGTCCCTCGGGTTTGTGTCCGTGGGAACGCTATTTTCGGCTATGGCCGTTAACACGAGACTAAGAGAAGTGCTCCTTCCCATACTGCTCTTCCCGATTATAATCCCTCTTATAGTAAGCGCCGTAAAATTATCGGGACAGGTTCTGGACGGGAAATCGATAGCTCAAGGGTCTTCCGCTTTACAACTCCTCATTGCTTTCGATATAATCTTTATTGCCGCCTGCGCGGTGGTGTTCGAATTCGTAATAGAAGAATCCTGA
- a CDS encoding ABC transporter ATP-binding protein: MPDSIKNPVYEIKAEGIKKEFGNFEALRGIDLDIKKGEFFTLFGPNGAGKTTFIKLLATLIKPSAGTLTVSGYDTKKQADSVRKITGVISHDPFLYENLSAFENIKFFGTLYEVWDIDRKARDVINRVGLGTRMHDLVRNFSRGMKQRLAVARAVVHDPSILLLDEPYTGLDQHGARVFGNMLTLLKSDNRTILMTTHNIDEGLDLSDRVGILAGGRMVYEGARDGMDAREFKELYLSKVEKI; this comes from the coding sequence ATGCCTGACTCGATCAAAAATCCCGTCTATGAAATAAAAGCCGAGGGAATAAAAAAGGAGTTCGGTAATTTCGAAGCGCTCCGCGGCATAGATCTGGATATTAAAAAAGGTGAGTTCTTTACACTCTTCGGCCCTAACGGCGCCGGTAAGACAACTTTTATAAAACTGCTTGCGACGCTGATAAAACCCTCCGCGGGAACGCTTACCGTATCGGGATATGATACGAAAAAGCAAGCCGACAGTGTGAGGAAGATTACGGGAGTAATATCCCACGACCCGTTTCTCTACGAAAACCTGAGCGCGTTTGAGAACATAAAGTTCTTCGGGACGCTCTACGAAGTCTGGGACATAGACAGGAAGGCCAGGGATGTAATCAATCGGGTAGGCCTCGGGACGCGTATGCACGACCTCGTCAGGAATTTCAGCCGGGGCATGAAGCAGCGTCTTGCGGTCGCAAGAGCCGTTGTGCACGATCCTTCGATTCTCCTCCTCGATGAGCCCTATACCGGGCTCGATCAGCACGGCGCGCGCGTTTTCGGGAATATGCTCACATTGCTCAAGTCAGATAATCGCACTATCCTCATGACCACTCACAATATCGACGAAGGTCTCGACCTGAGTGACAGGGTCGGGATACTGGCCGGCGGGCGCATGGTGTATGAAGGTGCACGTGACGGCATGGACGCGCGGGAATTCAAGGAACTTTATTTATCCAAGGTAGAAAAGATTTAA
- a CDS encoding NAD-dependent epimerase/dehydratase family protein, with product MKAVVTGGTGFIGGRLVEELVEKGYKVRCLVRDTSDVKILKELGVELVHGDLGDTESLKRLPKGGNVVFHLAALVSDWGEREDFYRYNVDATRTLLEASLNSGVKRFVHMSSSTVVWKSDFWNVHNLTDIDETFPYRDKYNDNYNASKADAEKLVLSFNSNKSLETVVIRPSNVWGAGDTVILPRVAMAAKKGILFPMGSGERTVTPCHVDNLAHALLLAAEKGNVSGNIYFINDGVKIGYMEFLRKQLKAAGIDWKPGFSIPYKLAYSGAAFMEVVYRLIKSEKPPVLTRFAVAALAGSRSYSIEKARRDLGYEPTVDLDDGMRKMHDWVNLLGGTDALLKY from the coding sequence ATGAAAGCGGTTGTCACAGGGGGTACGGGTTTTATAGGCGGAAGGCTCGTCGAGGAGCTTGTGGAGAAGGGCTACAAGGTCAGATGCCTCGTCAGGGACACGAGCGACGTGAAGATTCTTAAGGAGCTTGGGGTGGAGCTTGTTCACGGCGACCTGGGAGACACCGAATCCTTAAAGAGGCTTCCGAAAGGCGGGAATGTGGTATTCCACCTCGCGGCCCTCGTCTCGGACTGGGGCGAGAGAGAGGATTTCTACAGGTACAATGTGGACGCCACAAGGACGCTTCTCGAAGCCTCCCTTAATTCGGGCGTCAAAAGGTTCGTACATATGAGCTCTTCCACCGTAGTGTGGAAATCCGATTTCTGGAACGTACACAACCTCACGGATATTGACGAGACATTTCCCTACAGGGATAAGTACAATGATAACTACAACGCCTCCAAGGCGGACGCCGAGAAGCTTGTGCTGAGTTTTAACAGTAATAAGAGCCTGGAAACGGTAGTTATAAGGCCGTCGAACGTTTGGGGCGCAGGCGATACCGTGATTCTCCCGCGCGTCGCCATGGCTGCGAAGAAGGGAATACTCTTCCCCATGGGAAGCGGAGAGAGAACCGTAACCCCGTGTCATGTGGACAATCTTGCCCACGCCCTTCTGCTCGCGGCCGAGAAGGGCAACGTCTCCGGGAACATTTATTTTATAAACGACGGCGTTAAAATAGGTTATATGGAGTTTCTCCGGAAGCAGCTCAAGGCGGCGGGTATAGACTGGAAGCCCGGCTTCTCGATACCTTACAAGCTGGCATATTCGGGTGCGGCGTTTATGGAGGTTGTCTACCGTCTTATCAAGTCCGAAAAGCCGCCCGTCCTTACAAGATTCGCTGTAGCCGCGCTCGCCGGGAGCAGAAGTTACTCGATCGAGAAAGCGAGGAGAGATCTGGGTTACGAGCCCACCGTCGATTTGGACGACGGAATGAGGAAGATGCATGACTGGGTAAACCTCCTGGGCGGGACGGATGCGCTGCTAAAGTACTGA
- a CDS encoding arginine decarboxylase, pyruvoyl-dependent, with product MLPKKAFITKGVGKHREKLTSFEMALRNAKIAEYNLVKVSSIFPPNCSLVPRNKGLRHLTPGQIVHVVMSENATNEPNRLIAASTGIAIPKDQGRYGYISEHHSYGQNDTVAGEYAEDLAAYMLATTLGAPFDPDKSYDDQKDIWEISGHIVKTMSNTQTAVGDKRRLWTTVVAAVVFAAY from the coding sequence CTGCTACCGAAGAAAGCTTTCATTACGAAAGGCGTGGGAAAACACAGGGAAAAGCTGACGAGCTTTGAGATGGCCCTCAGAAACGCTAAGATAGCCGAGTATAATCTGGTGAAAGTATCGAGTATTTTCCCTCCGAACTGCTCGCTGGTCCCGCGTAATAAAGGCCTCAGACATCTTACACCCGGTCAGATCGTGCACGTTGTGATGAGCGAGAATGCTACAAACGAGCCTAACCGCCTGATTGCCGCCTCGACCGGTATAGCAATCCCTAAAGACCAAGGCAGATACGGTTATATATCCGAGCATCACAGTTACGGACAAAACGATACGGTCGCAGGCGAATATGCCGAAGATTTAGCGGCCTACATGCTTGCCACTACGCTTGGCGCGCCGTTCGATCCTGATAAAAGCTACGACGACCAGAAAGATATATGGGAAATCAGCGGCCATATAGTAAAGACGATGAGCAACACGCAGACCGCGGTGGGTGATAAAAGACGCCTGTGGACGACCGTAGTGGCGGCAGTTGTTTTTGCGGCTTATTAG
- the recN gene encoding DNA repair protein RecN yields the protein MLLGLTLKNFTIIDDISVSFGSGLNIITGETGAGKSVIIDAVNIILGGKAAPEYIKSGKEEAHLEALFDISSASAVKDRLESAGIDSEDDELLIKRIIYRKGRSRVFINGGIATLPILAQITDGIIDIFSQHEHQSLLKEENHLKVLDEVGGVNADLYVLKDLYLKYKALNKEIERLVASQQNLIERGGFLKFQCAEIDDALLREGEDEELEEEKKRLLNSERLLSAARGAYETLYEDEPSVLGILKRLSSDVLDASQVDQQLSEAAESLQNSILQIRDAAFTLRDYASGLTFESGRLDVIEQRLQELRDLKRKYGETIEDILHKRQELGRELHGIANYEEELSRLRREFHDMKNELTAIAKEISVKRKDISKKLARSIEKELGEVGIKGAGFSVSFEEKEISADGADRVKFLFSANPDEEPKPLSRVASGGELSRIMLVLKEVIAKIEGGSVIIFDEADSGIGGAVAETVGRKISGLSESCQVICITHLPQVAKFADSHLVVTKTLENKRTRVQIKNLGREERVQELARMLGGINITQKTIDAAHELLNN from the coding sequence ATGCTCCTCGGACTCACCCTTAAAAATTTCACCATTATTGACGACATATCCGTAAGCTTCGGTTCCGGACTAAATATAATCACCGGGGAAACCGGGGCCGGGAAGTCCGTTATAATAGACGCGGTTAATATTATACTCGGCGGAAAGGCCGCGCCGGAATATATAAAATCCGGCAAAGAAGAAGCTCATCTCGAAGCCCTCTTTGATATTTCGTCCGCTAGCGCCGTTAAGGACAGGCTCGAATCCGCGGGGATCGATTCCGAGGACGATGAACTCCTTATAAAACGCATAATCTACAGGAAGGGAAGAAGCCGCGTTTTTATAAACGGCGGCATCGCTACCCTCCCCATTCTGGCGCAAATAACCGACGGAATCATAGACATATTCAGCCAGCATGAGCATCAGAGTCTTCTGAAAGAGGAAAATCACCTGAAAGTGCTGGATGAAGTAGGCGGGGTCAACGCCGATCTATACGTCTTAAAGGATTTATATCTGAAATATAAAGCCTTGAATAAAGAAATCGAGAGGCTCGTGGCAAGCCAGCAGAACCTCATCGAGCGCGGGGGGTTCCTCAAGTTTCAGTGTGCCGAAATCGACGATGCGCTCCTCCGGGAGGGCGAGGACGAAGAGCTTGAGGAGGAGAAAAAGAGGCTCCTTAACAGCGAGCGCCTCCTTTCGGCGGCCCGGGGGGCCTATGAAACGCTTTACGAGGACGAACCCTCGGTGCTTGGAATCCTGAAGAGACTCTCGTCCGACGTTCTGGACGCGAGCCAGGTAGACCAGCAGCTCAGCGAAGCTGCGGAGTCTCTTCAGAATTCTATCCTTCAGATAAGGGACGCCGCGTTTACGCTCAGGGACTACGCCTCCGGGCTTACATTCGAGAGCGGCAGGCTGGATGTAATAGAGCAGAGACTCCAGGAGCTAAGAGATCTCAAAAGAAAGTACGGAGAGACAATAGAGGACATACTGCATAAAAGACAAGAGCTTGGGAGGGAGCTTCACGGCATAGCCAATTACGAGGAGGAGCTGTCCCGGCTCAGGCGGGAGTTTCACGATATGAAAAATGAGCTCACGGCTATTGCAAAAGAAATATCCGTCAAGAGAAAGGATATCTCGAAAAAACTCGCTCGCTCAATTGAAAAGGAGCTCGGGGAAGTCGGTATAAAAGGCGCCGGATTTTCGGTCAGTTTTGAGGAAAAGGAAATCTCGGCTGACGGCGCTGACAGGGTGAAGTTCCTGTTTTCAGCGAATCCGGATGAAGAGCCTAAACCGCTTTCGAGAGTCGCTTCAGGGGGGGAGCTTTCCCGCATAATGCTCGTACTCAAGGAAGTGATAGCGAAGATAGAAGGGGGCTCGGTTATTATTTTCGACGAGGCTGACTCCGGTATAGGCGGGGCGGTCGCGGAGACAGTCGGCAGAAAAATAAGCGGGCTCTCCGAGTCCTGTCAGGTCATCTGCATCACGCACCTTCCCCAGGTAGCCAAATTCGCCGACTCTCATCTGGTTGTCACAAAGACGCTCGAGAATAAAAGGACTCGTGTTCAGATTAAAAACCTCGGGCGGGAGGAGCGCGTGCAGGAACTTGCCCGCATGCTGGGCGGGATCAATATCACTCAGAAGACTATAGACGCCGCGCACGAGCTTCTGAATAACTAG